In Micromonospora sp. WMMD980, the following are encoded in one genomic region:
- a CDS encoding dTDP-4-dehydrorhamnose 3,5-epimerase family protein has product MKVRPLGIAGAWEVTPVPHADPRGLFLEWYRFDRLAEAVGHPLRLAQANLSVSARGVVRGIHFADVPPGQAKYVTCVRGAVLDVVVDVRTGSPTFGRWEAVRLDDVDRRAVYLAEGLGHGFCALTDDATLSYLCSTTYRPAAEHTVHPLDADLAIDWPTATPLLSARDEAAPSLAEARAAGLLPDHETCRSYLDGRRLAP; this is encoded by the coding sequence GTGAAGGTCCGGCCGCTGGGCATCGCGGGCGCGTGGGAGGTCACGCCCGTGCCGCACGCCGACCCGCGCGGGCTGTTCCTGGAGTGGTACCGGTTCGACCGGCTCGCCGAGGCGGTCGGGCACCCGCTGCGGCTGGCCCAGGCCAACCTGTCGGTCTCCGCACGTGGCGTGGTCCGCGGCATCCACTTCGCCGACGTCCCACCCGGCCAGGCGAAGTACGTGACCTGCGTGCGGGGGGCGGTGCTCGACGTGGTGGTGGACGTGCGGACCGGCTCACCGACGTTCGGCCGGTGGGAGGCGGTCCGCCTGGACGACGTCGACCGGCGCGCCGTCTACCTGGCGGAGGGGCTGGGGCACGGCTTCTGCGCGCTGACCGACGACGCGACGTTGAGTTACCTCTGCTCCACCACGTACCGGCCGGCGGCCGAGCACACCGTGCACCCGCTCGATGCGGACCTCGCGATCGACTGGCCGACCGCGACGCCGCTGCTCTCCGCCCGGGACGAGGCGGCGCCGAGCCTGGCCGAGGCGCGGGCCGCGGGGCTGCTGCCCGACCACGAAACCTGCCGGTCCTACCTGGACGGCCGACGGCTCGCTCCCTGA
- the rfbB gene encoding dTDP-glucose 4,6-dehydratase, with the protein MRILVTGGAGFIGSEYVRMLLGRPGADPARAPTSAPAAVTVLDKLTYSGNPANLDPVRHDTRLRFVHGDVCDPALVDAVVPGHDVIVHFAAESHVDRSITGAAPFVTTNVLGTQTLLDAALRHRTGRFVHVSTDEVYGSIDSGSWTESWPLAPNSPYSASKAASDLLALAYHRTHGLDVVVTRCSNNYGPYQFPEKVVPLFVTNLLDGGTVPLYGDGGNVRDWLHVRDHCRGVALVQEKGRAGEVYHIGGGTELTNRELTGKLLAACGADWDRVVPVTDRKGHDRRYSLDITKIRTELGYAPSIDLDHGLAETVRWYRENRPWWEPLKAAHR; encoded by the coding sequence GTGAGGATCCTCGTCACCGGCGGCGCCGGCTTCATCGGTTCGGAGTACGTGCGGATGCTGCTCGGCCGGCCCGGTGCGGACCCGGCCCGGGCGCCGACGAGCGCGCCCGCCGCGGTCACCGTGCTGGACAAGCTCACCTACTCCGGCAACCCGGCCAACCTCGACCCGGTGCGCCACGACACGCGGCTGCGCTTCGTCCACGGCGACGTCTGCGACCCGGCGCTGGTCGACGCCGTGGTGCCCGGCCACGACGTGATCGTCCACTTCGCCGCCGAGTCGCACGTGGACCGCTCCATCACCGGGGCGGCGCCGTTCGTCACCACGAACGTGCTGGGCACCCAGACGCTCCTCGACGCCGCGCTGCGCCACCGGACCGGCCGGTTCGTGCACGTCTCCACCGACGAGGTCTACGGCTCGATCGACTCCGGCTCCTGGACGGAGAGCTGGCCGCTGGCGCCGAACTCCCCGTACTCGGCCTCGAAGGCCGCCTCCGACCTGCTGGCGCTGGCCTACCACCGCACCCACGGCCTGGACGTGGTGGTGACCCGCTGCTCCAACAACTACGGGCCGTACCAGTTCCCGGAGAAGGTCGTCCCGCTCTTCGTCACCAACCTGCTCGACGGCGGCACCGTGCCGCTCTACGGCGACGGCGGCAACGTCCGGGACTGGCTGCACGTGCGCGACCACTGTCGGGGCGTCGCGCTGGTGCAGGAGAAGGGCCGCGCCGGCGAGGTCTACCACATCGGCGGCGGCACCGAGCTGACCAACCGGGAGCTGACCGGGAAACTGCTGGCGGCCTGCGGCGCCGACTGGGACCGGGTCGTGCCGGTCACCGACCGCAAGGGCCACGACCGCCGCTACTCGCTGGACATCACCAAGATCCGGACCGAGCTGGGGTACGCCCCGAGCATCGACCTCGACCACGGCCTGGCCGAGACCGTGCGCTGGTATCGGGAGAACCGGCCCTGGTGGGAGCCGCTGAAGGCGGCGCACCGATGA
- the rfbA gene encoding glucose-1-phosphate thymidylyltransferase RfbA, producing the protein MRGILLAGGTGSRLWPITRAVSKQLMPVFDKPMVYYPLSTLVLAGVHEILVVTTPEDRPQFERLLGDGSQWGLRLEYAEQARPEGIAQAFVLGADFVGDDSVALVLGDNIFHGVGLGRQLVQHGDPTGGRVFAYPVANPGDYGVVEFDAAGQVLSIEEKPARPRSRYAVPGLYFYDNRVVDIARKLTPSARGELEITAVNETYREWGELSVTVLDRGTAWLDTGTFTSMVQAAEFVRVIEERQGMKIGCVEEVVWQSGLIDDDRLRALAEPLVRSGYGRYLLGLLADRPAVEGGS; encoded by the coding sequence GTGCGTGGAATCCTTCTCGCCGGCGGAACCGGGAGCCGGCTCTGGCCGATCACCCGGGCGGTCTCCAAGCAGCTCATGCCGGTGTTCGACAAGCCGATGGTCTACTACCCGCTGTCCACGCTGGTGCTGGCCGGGGTGCACGAGATCCTGGTGGTCACCACGCCGGAGGACCGCCCGCAGTTCGAGCGGCTGCTCGGCGACGGCAGCCAGTGGGGGCTGCGCCTGGAGTACGCCGAGCAGGCCCGCCCGGAGGGCATCGCGCAGGCGTTCGTGCTCGGCGCGGACTTCGTCGGCGACGACTCGGTGGCGCTGGTCCTCGGCGACAACATCTTCCACGGCGTCGGTCTCGGCCGGCAGCTCGTGCAGCACGGCGACCCCACCGGCGGCCGGGTGTTCGCCTATCCGGTCGCCAACCCGGGCGACTACGGCGTGGTCGAGTTCGACGCGGCCGGTCAGGTGCTGTCGATCGAGGAGAAGCCGGCCCGGCCCCGGTCCCGCTACGCGGTGCCCGGCCTCTACTTCTACGACAACCGGGTGGTCGACATCGCCCGCAAGCTCACACCCAGCGCGCGCGGCGAGTTGGAGATCACGGCGGTCAACGAGACGTACCGCGAGTGGGGTGAGCTGTCGGTCACCGTGCTCGACCGGGGCACCGCGTGGCTGGACACCGGCACGTTCACCTCGATGGTGCAGGCCGCCGAGTTCGTCCGGGTGATCGAGGAGCGGCAGGGCATGAAGATCGGCTGTGTCGAGGAGGTGGTCTGGCAGTCCGGGCTGATCGACGACGACCGGTTGCGCGCCCTGGCGGAACCGCTGGTCCGCAGCGGCTACGGTCGCTACCTGCTCGGCCTGCTGGCGGACCGGCCGGCCGTCGAGGGCGGGTCGTGA